From the genome of Solanum pennellii chromosome 6, SPENNV200:
TCCAAAATATGACAACCCTGTTCATTTGTTAGCTGATGTTTGAAGGAAAGCAGAGGCATTCGATAGGGTCTGTAGGCCTATAATAACAAAGCCTAAGCCATCAACTCCTGATATACCATAATGTCAATCACCTCAACAAGGTGAGAAACAACCTCCGAGTGCAGAGAGTCCTAATGCATGAAATGCAAATGCAACTATCGGTACCAATGCTAGCAGCGAAGTACCACCTGCTGCCAAGCTAATTTAAATAGACAAATCTGAGACTACGCCAAGTTCTTCATGAGTTAAGTTGATTGTGTGATCTTCAAAGAGTTCATGAAGGCAAAGACTTGGTTCGATCTGtattacttttttcattttactcGCAACTTTAAAAGGGCCTACAATAGCATGCAATCAATATTCTGTCGTTAGATTGGAGTGATCAATAACGGCCGACCATGGAATGTCAAGTTATATTGATAATGGAACTCCAAAATCAAGATTTTCAAGGTGCTTTTTGAATGTAAAATTCAATTGTTGttcttaaaaaatagtttttaccACTAAAATCACTTGGGATGAAATACATATAATATGGGAAGAAGTACTATCACAAGATATAAAATGACACTCGATTAAAAGATTTAGTGCTCATAAACaacttaatattttaataatctaGGTAAATAGAACTATGATATGTAAGCATATAATTTCACAATCATCTATATGTATGACATTTCAACAACGATATCTCAATGTTTTATCAGTGATTCTTTCAATCAAGAATCAATCATATACACTAAAATAGGTAActcatataattttatcaaaatctaATACTTGtagagttgaaaagaaaaaagtattatatGCCAAACATATCCTTATTAAGCATGAATGCATCTGTATTTTATAGAAGATATTCAACATACCAAATTCTACAATTTGTACAATATAACAATCACACAGAAGCCAAATTGGCCTCAAATTCACATAATATATAACATGAACAGTAGGACAACTGATAAACTATTtcattcaacaacaaaaaacattcaactatttttcaaaaaaattaccCTAATATCATAAAACTACCTAAAGAGCCTAAAATTGTTCAGAAAAGACAAACTTCAACCCAAAAACAGTAAGAATcgaatatcaaaaagaaaatataaataaaaaaatagaaaatggataaaaaacactaaaaacaGAGAAGAGAAAGAAAGTCACGTTAGACAAAGGGTCGTGGATTTACCACATTTCCAAATTGAATGTcctcaatttgattttcaaagaaaattctaCAAcgataaaagttacaactccaAGAAGAAATGATCAATAACTTACCTTGATAAGAAGGAGAACAAACCCTAAGCCACGAAAAATTCACCAGATGTGTAGAGTGGGTGTCCAAGTTCAAATCGCCATCAGAGAAGGCAAGTCGTTGCAATGAAGAATGGGAGTTCAAAGCTCCACCATAGAGGAAGGCATTGTGGTGTTTGAGGAGTGTGGTTTTTTACGCTGAGGGAAGTCTAATTGAACAAGGTTAAAAACACTGGGTCTTTTCTATTTAGGTTATTTTTTACTAACCACACAAAGTTATATTCTTAACGACAGgttatttgtctttttttactgtaaaattaatatttacacATATAAAGACTGGAAAAAAATCTGGTTGCTAAAACTACAATAATAGCGACCGGATACATTACCCTTCGCCAAGAAATGGTCGTTAAAAGTCAAGTTTCTTGTAGTgaaaatagagtgaagaaggtCAGGCACCAATTTGTATCACATgaataccaattggattcaagtaatagcacgaaagaagaaaaaaaatatgagttttcctaaagtcctatagcctctcaaagaaaattaaaggcGTTTCCGTACCGTTTCACAAGACGCTACTAGACCTATCCTTGTGTGATACGATCATCAAATctaaggctctgataccaagtttgtcacgccccaaaATGATTAGTGAGTGACACCCATGTTTAACCTCGTAAGTGGGCGAACCAAGGATTCTAAACCCCGAcatatatcaataattcaactatgaataacaatAAAATGCAAAAGCTCAAAACTTGTTAAAGTAACCAATAAAATCAACCTCTAAACTCTATTACACACCAAAACCtaaaagtcatcacatcaaggacaacTATTCTTAATATACCAAGTCTAGAAAATGTATTAGAGACAGCAAAGTAAGTAATTAAGATGGTCCCAGTCCGATATTTAAGGACATCATGCCCTGACTGAGAGAATCCAACATGAGCTAGAAGGATAGCTCACCCAAAAAtttgatgtgctggagactggctagagctgagggcaaGTCAAAGTCTATGGTACACTTGTTGTACTATACAAAAGAAAAacgaagaaaatacaagtaggggtcagtacaaggaataCGTACtaagtaggtatcatcggccaacccaaaatagaaagtGTAACTCTTAGTTCATTAAACCAGGTTCTAGCCACACTCTTCTGTTGATAAGCAGCCAATTCAACCCTATCCACATCAACCACATGCATTACCTCAAACACTTTATTCAACTCTTTCACTAAGTTTTCCGGATCTTCAGTAGTGCTTGAACCAGTGAAACTAGGAGGATTCATCTTCAGAAACTCACGAACTCTTGAGGTATCAACCCCTTTTTATCGAGCTTCTCTCTGCTTCTCGACTTGGTTGGTTACTACTTGACTTAGCATCCGGATAGCTTCCCGAAACTCAACATTGGTAACCTCTCCTTGGGGTTGCACACAGGTTGCATTTGGTACCTCTTGTTCCTCTATATTTCTTCGGACTGGTCGACCTTTGGCTGCTCTTAttggaggcatgatgatctAAAAATATGCGtaagcacgaattagagagaGACTTTTGGAGATAAACTCTTCGCAcgaaaagaatatgaaagaagggaaacattcctaaatgttgtagcctcgTATTCATAGATTTGGCGCGCTTCACCACCTATGACCAAGACTCTACACACAGGGCTTCATAGACTCCATAGGACTCTTAAACTCTATGCtttaataccaagtttgtcacgccccaagcctGCACgctggacgtggccggcacttGGGGACCATTCTTAGCTCCCAAGCAAACCCTTGGCGTAGCTTACTTAACTTAGCGGAAGACTAAATTCAacttaattatgaaataaagCATGTTCAAAACCAACACTTCATATAATatcttgccaaaatggcacttatGTCTCAACAAGTAAAACGACTTCAAACTGAATCACTAACTTTTTATGAAGCATCTAAACTGACtaaagagggatgttgggacagaccccacaacatcctacaACTAAAGCACtaagaaaatgaaatagatgTCCTCTGGAATGCAATGAGGCTCACCACTAACTGTGGAGCTCAATCTGGATCAACGGAACACTGcgtgttgatcctggttacctgcgtctgcatcatgaaatgatgcaggccaactgacatcagtatattgaatgtacgagtatgcgagctAGAATGCTAAGTACAACTATATACCTTGAAATGGAGTAATGATGAACTTATCttggctctactcaactcaaaagataacaactcaatataaaacaataataatatatgcaatatatatatgtaaaactGATAAGAAAGTGCAACTCTTTGTTCATTAaagatataacaataataaactcgactttacttatatatgaaagtaatataattttctatggGAGTTTCTATAACTGACAAcaaccactatgagcctaagtggtgatacaacgtctaaTCTATGCTGctagaactgtcctatactttgtcgtcgcATAGAACATCCTATACCTAGTGAATCCACTGGCTAaccttacgtgatcatctaaaaagtatgacacgtTAATACCCAAGATGGCTACAGGGTTTACATGAGAACTtaagttatctgaactctcatTTCCACATCGGTGTCCAATACTACTCTTTAaacatactttagctcatagtttttaaataaaaacttcctttgagttgagataatttactgaaccctttagctttaaaaagctttTTTTCGGAATCGATGTTCCCctttttagttcaaaactcctttgaaaatcatagtttccttaaatgtgaaacatttatcaaccttttgggaatacttagtccccctTTTATAAACTttagagaaatgaactcaactcttgctctttacttaacttgaaactttaagtcttaaaggaatacttagtccccttatacctttttgagaaatgaactcaacttttaatctttttcttaactcgaacttgagccttaaaacgaattaaaaaCGTTTAAGTAAGACCCTAGgaactttgaaaattttacttttactcACCTCATAGCTTTAGACTTGGCTTCTTACTTTCTTGACTTTGATCCTAACTTCCCATGAATttggattatgaattcaaggatcataatctcatgtttatggataatttcatgatgtttagatgtactttagagtgttgaaatcaactaggaatgaagggtacatcacttaggaactagtactaAAAGATAGGAAAAGAACGGAGTCTCCGGGGGGTCGAGGCGCTCTGAGAGGCAGTGGCGCCAGAGCCTGTCGAAAAGACCCTGGTCTGGGGTGTACTGTCTGGAACGCCGTGCCAGGGCCTGTCAGACAGAGCCCGCCTTGAGGCCCTCTGGCAGGCGTGGCGCCCCAAAAGGTGTCCGACGCGATTTTCGACTTTTCTTTCTCCGGTTCATTTCTAACTCTTCTAAACTCCCATGGATCCCACCCTAAGCACTAGGGATCACCAAATACTTCATTACCCCACATATTAGACCCAAAAACTGTACAGAAATATGGATTAAGACTACAAGATATGAACTACGATTCAATCAACACGATTGCACAATATTTCTACAAGAACTTACATGTTCATCATTCACTAACTCAAACATTGCTGGATAAAAAGAATTTGGGTGTGGTGAAAGGACCCATCATCGATGATCTCACGTAcctgatagggatcacccccgacgaaattTTCGCAACGAATTCTTGGTGTTCTTGCGTCTTCTccttctttctcctcttttctccttttcttttaaacccctaatttattttctaaatgtgAAAACTGATTGGTATCAGCTTAGGTCCCAACTTAATACcccaaaaatcaaattaataattgatttaggaaaagaccaaaatgcCCTTAACGAATCCGGATTGGAAATTCCTCTGCTCAACAGACCACCTTCCGAAggtcatatctccctcatacgaacTCGGAATTTAGCAATCTTGGCGTCGTTGGAAAGATTTTACGACGAAatttccatccatataaagaacttaTCCAAACTCCTCCTGATATGGaaattatggtcatttgaaaatgaccaaaactcacttttgaaatctggaaatttttcaaatttccttacttatttccaaatttaattattcttgttttttttttcttagtttaaccttatttaattctagatATGAGATGTTAAAGAAATGGAACGGTTAAAAAATATGTGACTTTGAAATGTTGTAGCCACAACTAATGCAACCATTTTAAGCTATTGGGATAATAATGATATCTGTGACATGCCTATgtgaaaaaattgtttatgattttatattagtCTTGTAAAATTTACATTCAAAAGATGCAACACAACAAATGTCTGAATGAGTAAGGCTAAAACCTTTTAACTAAATGTAAGTGACGGGAACCCAACTTTTAGTTAGTATAAACTCTAATAATACAAGTTACGTTGTGTTGCTAAAACACGAGTCTTCTTTTTAGAGTCTTGATTCAAGTGTACTGCATATTGTTATGTGACAAGTAGATGAGTTGTTAAATGCTTGATATAATAGGGGCATAGTGACTTACTCCATAGTGCATATTGCTATATGGAGGTTGAATTTATTCTAATGAAATAAGTAATATCTACAATAACAGAGACATAGTTATTTCACCTATATGTATATTGAAGTGATGCCGCTTCAATTAAGATCTAAATGATTGGTCTTGTAAATATTCATGAAATCAGGATGAACACATGGCCGTAAACGTGCCAAGTGAAATACTGAGATTGCTAAgccataaataaaattatgtgtgatattttttattttgacacATGAAGTTGTAATTCAAATCTTTTAAGATACCAATTACTACGTTAAAAAACTTTAAAGTATGTGCACTAACGAAAAATTCAAATCTATTATAAGATGCTCCCTAATATGCATGATATTATGTTAAATGTTACGAACTAGTGgggattttatgatattttgtaaTAAATAGAGGTCTTAAATTGATCAGACATATCTATTCGTGAAAGAACATGATTgttatgaaaagtcatttgttcataaaagaacataacctttatgaaaaattatttattcgtGAAAGAACATGACTCTTATGAAAAGTCACCTGTTTATGAAAGAACAGGACTTTTACGAAGATTTATCTCTTAAgttctaaaaatataaagattcTCTATAAGTAGCCTAAGAAAAATCCACTTAAACAAACAATGAGTTTTATTATGTTGTTGAAGAGAATTGTTTGTCTttatgtcaatatatatatgagcaatctctctttaaaaaaaagtgatacaCACCTCAAAActattttcttcttaattatatttcttattattttttttaacagtTCCATGTtacaaattacattaaaaaaaaaaaaaaacaatccaacctaaaatttagttttttttattaaattataaaagaatCAATAAAATAATGGGTGGAAACAAATATTAGAGATGAGTGTTTGATCATATAAAAGAAGCATGATTATTGTAGATAGGAAAGCAAGGATGGGTCATATGTAAGAACCATAATATAAAACCTATGCTGGCAAATATATGTGACCATTAAAGTTGGCATGATGAgttgttcaattatttttaaaaactaatcGTTCTAATGAGTTGCTTTTTGCCTTTCAATATAAGATTGGGTCACTGCaccacaattcatattgattacTCATTTGAATTTTAATGTTACATCTTACTTGACTTAGTCCTTATTGCATGTGAAAATTTCTATTCCGGTCAAAACAAGAAGTAATTTCTTACGCATCATTATAACTCTTCAATTTTTACATATTCTCCCTTACGTTAAAATGATTCAACACTATGGATGTTTGCCGTTTGACTTATGAATACAATTATAGTATTTGTTTGCCACAAATTTGATtctcataaataaataaatgagttaTAACGGCAAACAGCAAATGAATTGAGCTTGTGTCACCGACCATAAATAAATTCCACATTTACTACCCTTAATCAATTTATACTACCAAATAGAATGTGTAACCGAAcaaatatatactatatattaaTTTCCCCAATTTAAGAGGTACCGCTGCAAATACTATTTTTCCCAAAATTCTTATTTTCGTCCTTACTGCTCACCAAATATAAATCTTTATCTAATTATTCCATCActtcattttttactttgttaataatttttaaaaataaatttttcctttttattattattggcgtgtcaaaatatatatttctttctaTGTTTTACCCTcagtattaaatatttttcttcaaaggATAGTTTGGTAAAAATACCTCTTCGtacataattttatcttttatattttctctgtttcaaaaagaatgtccctatttcctttttaatctgTATCAAATAGAATGACCCTTTTCCTAgcaacattttaactttaattttccacgtggcatgtttaaaaccacaagattaaaggacatgtTGAtgcatttgacataactttaatttagaaccacaaaattaaaaaaaaaaatttcattccaagtcaaactaagtCATCCTTTTTTAAACGAAGGAAGTAATAATAAATGTACAACGTCAAAAAGTaccaaatgaaataaatggatGGAATAGTGTCTAAACTTGTCATAATAACCATTATTATTTTCCTAAAGTACTGTTAAATTTCGAATTATGAGCCCgtggaattttttatttgatgctAAGCATATTTAAGGGAGAAAATTATGTCACAGTTTTTATTTAGGCACCCCTTcagaaatttatgcatttttaccatcatattcttatttattttcttagtcatttttatttaacctctattaattaatgaaaagtgTGGAAGATTTCCTATTCTCCAAcaattatcatgatttttaaaaagaataaatataaattttaactcataaatttatattttataataaaaagattcattattttaaatttagtgAAAAAAGAGTCATACTCACTCAGCGTTAATAAGAGATTATTTGTATCATGTATTTAAGGATActttaggaaaaaaatttatctgtatcaaatatatacatcaaactaattcaatttcattattacgtgatttaataaagtaaaatacatgttattaattaaaataaaatataaaattaaacacatGACAtgcatatattaaattaatataaatactcgATGCGAATAAATTTTACTGATAAGTAGTTAGTACTATTATTGACTAACGGATAATTATATAgttatgtatatttgaaaatttaagttacgcacatttaattataaaaaaaacagaaagaTTGGTGATTGATCAATATGACGCATTAGGATAGTAAAATTGTATAACAATTGTGAAATTATTGATTCTTTTTGCACCATATaggatttttcatatttttataaaaaaatatcttattttaaaattaaaattgtatatttaattttatataaattttattttttattataatttcaaaacatTGTCATGTCCAAATAGATCCTTAATCAACATTTGTTATCTTAATTTCGTCCATTTTTTCTTCCAAAAATAGTTACTCCcgaccaaaaataaaattcgaaaaacataatcatgcattttttaaaaaaaaattaaatatcgtggatatttatttttagtaaaaaaaagaagataaagtgtCGGTTAAGGGATCAGGCTCAATTAATTATCCCTAATGGCCAATGGGGCTGAAAATTGATTACAGGTGACCGCCTTAATTGACTAATTTTAACAACTATTCCCCctactttaatttgttttttcttatttttatttttatttttagtatgtaGCAAccttttcattataatttttatttatagtgtttagaattcaaaaaaaatcaaattaaattattttttttatttacttttacttgacatgtttattaaaaaataattattgacatatatattttattatataatttctaCAGTCCTAGtgttgaaaaattatttgaaggataaatatctaatattaagaatagaatataatttttaaatatttttttaatgtattgaaaagaataaataaaaataaagataaattatttataaaataataataataaataaaaataagccaGTAAAATTAAAACGGCAGGagtatgaaattttgaaagtcaatttcCATGCCCAACGTGTAGGAATTAGTCGTGTAAAgcgaaaaaacattaaaatcgTGGACCACTTTTTGGGTTCGGTACGTCTTTTAGACTTCCTACTACTCACTCAATAAAATTTGGTTAAtttgaaatgaattaaaagtatttttcttccttttattcAGCACAAGCTGcaacaatcaaatatttattctccttttttttaaagaataattatGCACTTTCTTTTgttagtttgttttaaaaagaactttttttttacagtattttaatttttttacagtattttaattttaatttttatacttataaccacgagttttaaaaatattttttattttttcaaactcTATTCCAGTCAAACTatgctatttttccttttaaaaggAAAGAAGTATTTTGTTTAGATTCGGAAGAAACTTATGTTTACCAATCTGGAAGCAGTGAAAATCCTCTACTTTTTAACGACTAAGTCTTGGTTGGAGACTTTTTGTGCATTACCGCTctaaatatatatcatttaaatgtagaattttgacatatatatatatatatatacacatccgACCAACGGGGTGGCTATAGCTACGCCACTGATTTGTTCGAGTTAGCAACAGTAGCAATCTTTCTTGAACAACTTTTTCAGCAATTGGCAATTTacagattttttttaaacatgatgttagaatgaaaaaaaatcctAGTCTTTTACACtagtaacaaaagataaacaAAGAATGAGAGAGTGGAATTATGAATCAATCAGAAACAAAGGAAATTGGACCACTAGAGATGCTGCCATGGCTATCATCAAATGCAGCCAAAGCTCTCTCTAAATTAGAAACAATATCAGAAATGGTGGGTCTGTCTTTGCCTTCCAAATGTACACAATGCATTGCAGTATAAGCCACCAATTCCACTGCTTCTACCTCTTCACTTGCCTCTGCTGTCCCTACTCTCTTATCCAAAATCTTGTTCAATTCTCCAGCCATAATTCCTGCTACTCCATAGTCCACTACACTCATTGGTGCACCTCCGTTCTCTTCGCTCTTGAATATCGCTCTCTTTCCTGTCAAAAGTTCTAATAATACCACTCCAAGTCCATACACATCGCTCTTTGCTGTCAACACATTTAGACCATAGTATTCCGGATCAATGTACCCAACTGTACCAGCAGCCTTCATTGGCCTGCTGCTGTAATCGCCCATTAACGATAATCCAAAATCAGACACTCTTGCAATCCAGTTTCCATCAATCAAGATGTTGGATGACTTAATGTCCCTGTGAATTATAGGGGGAACTGCATAGTTGTGAAGGTATTCAATGCCTCGGGCAGCGTCTAAAGCAATCTTGATCCTCATTTTCCAAGAATTCACTATACTACTACTCTTCTCCACATTGTTCTTATCATGTAAATGATCAAAAAGTGCTCCATTCTTCATGTACTCGTAAACCAAAAGCCTTTCATCCCTTTCTTCGCAATAACCAACAAGTCTAACTAAATGTTTGTGATGTAGCCGAGACAAGAAAGCTAATTCTGAGTCAAATGCACTTTCTTTCTCCTGAAATTTCTTTGTTCTTGTACCCGTTTCTCCACGTTTGATGGCTACCTCACGACCATCCGGTAGTTTGCCCTTGTAAACCACCCCAAAACTACCAGCACCAATCTTGTTTTCTAGAGAAAAATTGTTAGTAGCTGCAGCAAGGTCTGTAAACAGAAATTCCTCTGCCCTGTCTGCGTGTTTAGAAGAAGTTCCACTCCTTTGACGCCTCATCAACCGCGACCCTTGACGCCTAAGAGTTGATGATCTTGAAATAGGACCACTACTTGATAATTGCCCACCATTAGAAGTAGCAGTAATAGTAGGTTGAACTGAATTATGTACTTTCTTCTTTCCAAAACAACCACCAGCCcacagaaaataaattatactgCAAATCCCTGCCAAAGTACCCACTGATCCAACAATTGCAAAAGCTAATAAACCTCTACTTAGCCTTTTAGAAGGCGAAGAAGAAGGTGGCAATGGTGGCGGCGGTAGTAGTGAAGTAGGTGGTGTTAAAATTGAGAAATCACAAGGCCTACAAATATTACCATTGCCA
Proteins encoded in this window:
- the LOC107021177 gene encoding putative serine/threonine-protein kinase-like protein CCR3, translating into MTTPSAAVAALVFTLVNLFIYVQALGGSATTLAVVYGSSATICGIIANQPIQTIQCWKDNQSIPTPISPNVSFDFIAGGFDGFTAVRSGGFSLLFWNTSFVPKRLYFSNSNVLTAVTMGGDKICGIMKSTKNVTCWRGDLSEPSNGSSQFLSISSGSEFSCGVLESSNRVVCWGNSDIASTIQSEFRNERMMNIYAGGRHACGMNATGYLICRGDNKNGQLDVPSNLSYEYFGFALGINHTCGIRRVNRTVVCWGGNGTFSSNVTEGYFFESVSAGLDFTCGLTTSNFSVVCWGPGWTSKMVPQGFALPLPMILPGPCVQSNCSCGIYPQSQNLCFGNGNICRPCDFSILTPPTSLLPPPPLPPSSSPSKRLSRGLLAFAIVGSVGTLAGICSIIYFLWAGGCFGKKKVHNSVQPTITATSNGGQLSSSGPISRSSTLRRQGSRLMRRQRSGTSSKHADRAEEFLFTDLAAATNNFSLENKIGAGSFGVVYKGKLPDGREVAIKRGETGTRTKKFQEKESAFDSELAFLSRLHHKHLVRLVGYCEERDERLLVYEYMKNGALFDHLHDKNNVEKSSSIVNSWKMRIKIALDAARGIEYLHNYAVPPIIHRDIKSSNILIDGNWIARVSDFGLSLMGDYSSRPMKAAGTVGYIDPEYYGLNVLTAKSDVYGLGVVLLELLTGKRAIFKSEENGGAPMSVVDYGVAGIMAGELNKILDKRVGTAEASEEVEAVELVAYTAMHCVHLEGKDRPTISDIVSNLERALAAFDDSHGSISSGPISFVSD